In Methanococcoides sp. LMO-2, the genomic stretch GCTTCCGGAAGAATGGGAAAGCTCCTTATCGAAAACATCATCCAGATGGATGGTATACAGCTTTCAGCAGCTTTCGACCTTGTGAACATCGGAAAGGATGTCGGAGAGGTTGCACAGCTCGGAAAGCTTGAAGTCCCGATCTCTGATGTTGCAGACATGGCAGCAGTTCTCAAAGAATCAAAAACGGATGTCGTAATAGACTTTACAATTGCAGCTGCAACGGTTGTGAACGCACCGGTCGTAGCGGATGCAGGTGTTGACCTCGTGATAGGAACTACCGGCTTTAGCCCGGAGCAGCGCGCCCTTATCGAGGATGCAATTACCAGGAACAATACCACAGGCATAATCTCACCAAATTATTCCATGGGCGTTAATGTCTTTTTCAAGATACTGCAGGAAACTGCAAAATACCTTTCAGATTATGATATCGAGGTCATCGAAGCCCACCACAACCAGAAAAAGGATGCACCTAGCGGCACTGCAATGAGAGCTGCCGAGGTCATCAGTGAAACACTGGGAGGTAAGGATTTCGTATACGGACGTGAAGGTCTCGCCCCAAGGGCTAAAGAGATCGGAATTCATGCCGTACGTGGCGGGGATATTGTAGGCGATCACACAGTTCTCTTCGCCGGAGGCAGTGAACGCATCGAGATAAAACACCAGGCACATTCCAGGAATGCATTTGCATCAGGAGCTGTGAAGTCAGCTATCTGGATAGCAAACGCAGAACCAGGCATCTATACAATGGATGATATCCTGGGATTCTAACTCTTTTTTTGACCTTAATTAATTTCTACTATCAAAAACCCAGAGATATTCGCATAGAGAATTCTATCCGTACATGTCGTACTAAAGAGATGACAATACAAAAAACCTGAACTATAAAATTAAAATAAAAGATATCAGAGAAGGTGGTTCCCGATATCTTCCGAGATTATCCTTTCACAGTACAAACAACGAAGGACGATCCTCTGTCCGTCAGTACTTACAGTGAACTTTGATGAAACCGGTTCGTTACTGTTGGAAATACAATTTGGATTTATACATTTTACCACACCACCCACTATCTCAGGGATGTGCACATGAGTCTTTTCAGATACCTCAAAGTTCCTGATAATATTGATAGTGGCCTTTGGTGATATCAATGAGATCTTGTCAACCTCATCGACATTAAGCTCCCTTCCTTCGATCTTAACAACATCTTTTATCCCATGTACGCTCGGTGCATTGATAATTATGCTTATGACCCCTGAAGCTGCGTTAGGAATATTGAGGATGTTCAGGACATTCAGCGCCTGTCCTGCAGTAATATGATCAATGACCGTTCCATTCTTTATCGGATGTACCCTGATCTCAGGTACAGGAGTTTCTCCATTGCTCATTCCAATGCCCCCATAACAAGTGCAAGTAGTGCCATCCTTACCGGAACCCCATAGAAGGACTGCTTGAAATAGCAGGCATGGGGAGTGTCATCAACCTTAGGATCGATCTCATTCGTCCTTGGAAGAGGATGCATGACCTTAAGGTCCGGTTTTGCCTTTTCCAGAAGTTCAGTGGTTATCTGGAGACTGTTGGCAACCTTACGGTATTCGGCAGGGTCCGGGAAACGTTCCTTCTGTATCCTTGTGGCATAAAGAACATCCACATCTGCGATGGCCTCTTCGATGGAATCTGTCTCTGTGACCTTTATGTTGCGGCTCCTGAGATCCTCTATGATCTCCGCAGGCATGCGGAGTTCTTTCGGGGATATCAACGTGATCTCTGCCCCGTAAAGGGAAAGAGCATAGCACAATGAATGTACCGTCCTGCCATACTTCAGGTCACCTGCAAGAGCTATTTTCAGCCCCTCAAGATGGCTTTCCCGCCTTATGGTGTAAAGATCAAGGAATGTCTGGGTAGGATGATGACCTGCACCATCCCCTGCATTGATTATCGGAACTGAAGAGAACTCAGAAGCAAGCTGGGCAGCACCTTCCTTATTGTGCCTTAGTACAATTGCGTTGGAATAGCCCTGTACAACACGGATAGTATCAGCAAGGGTCTCGCCTTTTGCAATGGAACTCGCATCAACGGAACCAAGGCTCAATACATCACCCCCAAGGCGCATCATCGCAGTCTCGAAGGACATGCGCGTCCTGGTACTTGGTTCAAAGAACATGACGGCCAGCACTTTGCCATCGAGCATATCAGACTTCGTTTTGCCGCTTGCTATCGGCTCAAGTTTTTCAGCAGTATCAAGGATATGGTCGATCATATCTCTTGAGAAGGATTTCATGGAAATGATATGAAGGTCTTTGAATGTCATTCATAAGAAAAAGAATTGCATGAAATATAATGTTTGCCTATGGAAAATGAAAGAGAAAAGAGAAATAGACCACAATAGAATTATTCTTCCAGTTCTTCAAGGAACTGCATCCATCCCTTTGCATCTTTTACCTTGCACTTTTCAGCTTCCTCACGGAACTTTTTCATACGTTCCGGACCAGAAAGCTCTTCAATGTCCTTAAGGTCCATAATAGCTCGCAGAAGCCCGGCAGTCTCGTCAAAGACATCTTTGGCCTCATCGAGGGTCATATCGGTCTTCTCGAGGTAAGTTTCACAGGACTTCGCTTTTTTATTAAGGACAAGAATGCAGTGATCGATATGTTCCCTGTCTTCATCGGTAAGCTTGTCCTTATTGATCAGCTGCCAGGTGATCTCATGCAATGGGACCTTCTTCCCTTCGAGCTCAACTTCATCAGGTATTCTTTCACCACACCAGAACAAATGCCTGTGAAGGCGAGCCAGAAGCTTTTCACGCTGCTGTTTGGTTATAAGCTGATCGTCCCCCATGCTCCTCAGATCCCTTTTGTGGCTTCAAATACCATTAATTATTAAGTACTATGAACATATACCCGGATAGATTTATACTTATTCAGGTACACTACTTTATCAAACTCCAAAAGGTGATCATATTAGTACAATAATTCAGGTCGCACTTGACCTGCTGGAGATCGATCGCGCCATACAGATCGCAAGAGAAGCTGTTGAAGGAGGCGCAAACTGGATCGAAGCTGGAACACCGCTTATAAAAAGCGAAGGGATGAACGCTATCCGACAGCTCAAAAAGGAATTCCCCGAGCACACAATTCTTGCAGATATGAAGATCGCAGATACCGGTGCTTTTGAAGTGGAAATGGCTGCCAAAGCAGGTGCTGACGTTGTGATGTTGCTGGGGAATGCAGATGATTCCACCGTTCAGGACGCAGTAAGATCTGCGAGGAAATACGGCGTCAGGCTGATGGCCGACCTGATCATAGTAGAAGATCCTGTAAAGAGAGCACAGGAACTGGAAACGATGGGTATTGACTACATCAACATGCATGCAGGCATCGACCAGCAGATGACAGGAAAGGATCCCACCCCTTTGCTTGAGAGGATAATTCAGGCAGTTGACATACCGGTGGCAGCCGCAGGAGGACTTGATGCAGTTACGTCTGCACAGGCAGTAAAAGCAGGTGCGAGTATCGTCATTGTTGGAGGTAACATCACACAATCGGATAATGTGACAGAATCTGCAAGAAAGATACGTGAGAGTGTTGATGCCACCGAGATTCCCGAGTTCAAACGACAGACACTGGAAAAGGAGACAAGAAGATTGTTCTCCGAAGTATCCACACCTAACATCACCGATGCCATGCACCGAAAAGGTGCCAT encodes the following:
- the dapB gene encoding 4-hydroxy-tetrahydrodipicolinate reductase, translated to MINAAVTGASGRMGKLLIENIIQMDGIQLSAAFDLVNIGKDVGEVAQLGKLEVPISDVADMAAVLKESKTDVVIDFTIAAATVVNAPVVADAGVDLVIGTTGFSPEQRALIEDAITRNNTTGIISPNYSMGVNVFFKILQETAKYLSDYDIEVIEAHHNQKKDAPSGTAMRAAEVISETLGGKDFVYGREGLAPRAKEIGIHAVRGGDIVGDHTVLFAGGSERIEIKHQAHSRNAFASGAVKSAIWIANAEPGIYTMDDILGF
- the pyrI gene encoding aspartate carbamoyltransferase regulatory subunit, which translates into the protein MSNGETPVPEIRVHPIKNGTVIDHITAGQALNVLNILNIPNAASGVISIIINAPSVHGIKDVVKIEGRELNVDEVDKISLISPKATINIIRNFEVSEKTHVHIPEIVGGVVKCINPNCISNSNEPVSSKFTVSTDGQRIVLRCLYCERIISEDIGNHLL
- the pyrB gene encoding aspartate carbamoyltransferase, with amino-acid sequence MTFKDLHIISMKSFSRDMIDHILDTAEKLEPIASGKTKSDMLDGKVLAVMFFEPSTRTRMSFETAMMRLGGDVLSLGSVDASSIAKGETLADTIRVVQGYSNAIVLRHNKEGAAQLASEFSSVPIINAGDGAGHHPTQTFLDLYTIRRESHLEGLKIALAGDLKYGRTVHSLCYALSLYGAEITLISPKELRMPAEIIEDLRSRNIKVTETDSIEEAIADVDVLYATRIQKERFPDPAEYRKVANSLQITTELLEKAKPDLKVMHPLPRTNEIDPKVDDTPHACYFKQSFYGVPVRMALLALVMGALE
- a CDS encoding DUF5788 family protein, which produces MGDDQLITKQQREKLLARLHRHLFWCGERIPDEVELEGKKVPLHEITWQLINKDKLTDEDREHIDHCILVLNKKAKSCETYLEKTDMTLDEAKDVFDETAGLLRAIMDLKDIEELSGPERMKKFREEAEKCKVKDAKGWMQFLEELEE
- a CDS encoding bifunctional hexulose-6-phosphate synthase/ribonuclease regulator, translating into MAREAVEGGANWIEAGTPLIKSEGMNAIRQLKKEFPEHTILADMKIADTGAFEVEMAAKAGADVVMLLGNADDSTVQDAVRSARKYGVRLMADLIIVEDPVKRAQELETMGIDYINMHAGIDQQMTGKDPTPLLERIIQAVDIPVAAAGGLDAVTSAQAVKAGASIVIVGGNITQSDNVTESARKIRESVDATEIPEFKRQTLEKETRRLFSEVSTPNITDAMHRKGAMKNIRSMVDGKKMVGTAVTVQTFEGDWAKSVEAIEVAGEGDVIVIYNGSPHIAPWGGLATLSCLNKGIAGIVIDGAVRDIDEIRNIGLPVFATSNVPNAGDPKGFGEINATINCGTQVVNPGDYIIGDDNGVVVVQKERAYEIARRAKEVEKNEKRLYEEIKRGSTLSEVLKLKKWEKM